Proteins encoded together in one Penicillium digitatum chromosome 1, complete sequence window:
- a CDS encoding CDC45-like protein, whose amino-acid sequence MYLPRQLISHLYLQLLRSHHPLSPPVLILVALEPDALCACRILTALLKRDYIPHKIQPVAGYGDLSRAGEELVRPMQTTNGGSGGVVVCLGVGGLVDLGEILALSNPEDETEDMGGVEIWVFDARRPWNLGNVFGGLAGMGQPMAEIDANAQRRGRGVDKGCITSAYTSKNGGIIVYDDGDIEEELRNEREAYYALLEMPEVDDEEEEEDASDDGSEDEIQTESKKRKSWSGREDDEDSEGDEPPHQRRRSNSGSSIASTPTRRKKTEINSSNSSRSVTPATDSPSPAEAKQPSARSLKKRLINLKRRHDSVLQSYYSSGTSYSEPISSLMYSLASELGRDDNDLLWLAIVGVSSLELSGRTMTGVGISNTSESGGSAGWGGQRGEHIRQILRDEVHRLNPPDPLESYRDIRGEINGVIPTTARSPTDTSIRLSPEPRFLLVRHWSLYESMLHSPYLAPRLHVWTENGRKRLHKLLAKMGISLTQCHQYYTHMDMELKRVLRSRLLKYAPMYGLDGLVPPEGSGSASAREGWGFVRCWGWKACLSATDVGVIVGAMLEVGPHETLASWDSKRLPRVRDDTENRGITGESDLASLLPRFWSAYDALSITSESPTILLESLPLAQHLHRAILRTGTSLLSKHQIRHLRAFRIAVVKDGPDVKLFTNPGALTKLALWIAEAIRVQEKERGDSVKIGRKRAAGTPLVLAGLDEDRDLYVVVGTGGGGGVVDFAAMCKRQEERKKKKELKETKQKERSERRSKRAAERAEREEETDAEDEDSEESESSSESESEDEEDPRGKKHLLRNRFGIAFQEVVQETNARVRIDSFEHCVVEVQKDDLGGFLEALSFRSVVG is encoded by the exons ATGTATCTCCCTCGGCAGCTCATCTCACACCTCTACCTACAACTCCTCCGATCTCACCACCCACTTTCTCCACCCGTCTTGATCCTCGTGGCATTAGAGCCAGACGCACTATGTGCCTGTCGGATTCTCACAGCTTTGTTAAAACGCGACTACATTCCTCATAAAATCCAACCAGTTGCAGGATATGGCGACCTGTCGCGTGCGGGGGAAGAGCTAGTCCGCCCAATGCAGACTACCAATGGCGGCAGCGGAGGAGTTGTCGTCTGTCTCGGTGTAGGTGGTCTGGTTGATTTGGGTGAGATATTGGCGTTAAGCAATCCCGAGGACGAGACCGAAGATATGGGAGGCGTGGAGATCTGGGTATTTGACGCGCGACGGCCGTGGAACCTGGGGAACGTCTTTGGTGGACTAGCAGGAATGGGCCAGCCCATGGCTGAGATTGATGCCAATGCGCAACGGCGAGGACGCGGTGTTGATAAAGGCTGCATTACTTCCGCTTATACGTCGAAGAATGGCGGGATCATCGTGTATGACGACGGGGATATCGAGGAAGAGCTTCGCAACGAACGAGAGGCATACTACGCGTTGCTGGAAATGCCAGAGGTagacgatgaggaggaggaggaggatgcgAGCGACGACGGATCTGAAGACGAAATACAAACAGAGTCGAAAAAGCGCAAATCCTGGTCAGGTCGCGAAGACGATGAGGATTCAGAAGGCGATGAGCCGCCACACCAACGGAGGAGAAGCAATTCA GGCTCCTCCATTGCCTCGACTCCGACTCGCCGCAAAAAGACCGAAATCAATTCTTCGAACTCATCGCGATCTGTGACACCGGCAACTGACTCGCCATCCCCAGCCGAGGCAAAGCAACCCTCAGCGCGGTCATTAAAGAAACGTTTAATTAATCTCAAGCGAAGACACGACTCTGTTCTACAATCATATTATTCGTCTGGAACTTCATACTCCGAACCAATTTCATCACTCATGTACTCTCTGGCGTCTGAGCTTGGACGAGATGACAACGACCTGTTGTGGCTTGCTATTGTCGGTGTCTCCAGTCTAGAACTCAGTGGTCGAACAATGACCGGGGTGGGTATTTCGAACACATCAGAATCAGGAGGTTCAGCAGGCTGGGGTGGCCAACGTGGTGAACACATCCGTCAAATACTTCGCGATGAAGTACATCGTTTGAACCCGCCTGATCCTCTAGAATCATACCGTGACATTCGAGGAGAAATAAACGGCGTCATTCCAACAACCGCTAGATCACCCACCGATACTTCGATTCGTCTTTCTCCTGAACCGCGATTCCTTCTTGTCCGGCACTGGTCACTATACGAGAGTATGCTCCACAGCCCCTATCTTGCACCGAGATTACATGTCTGGACTGAGAATGGCCGCAAACGACTGCACAAACTTCTGGCCAAGATGGGAATTAGTCTGACCCAGTGTCACCAATACTATACTCACATGGATATGGAGTTGAAGCGTGTACTACGATCACGGCTGCTCAAGTACGCCCCCATGTACGGCCTAGATGGACTCGTGCCACCAGAAGGATCTGGGAGTGCAAGTGCCCGTGAAGGCTGGGGATTTGTCCGTTGCTGGGGCTGGAAAGCATGCCTTTCTGCCACAGATGTAGGTGTTATCGTTGGTGCTATGCTGGAAGTTGGGCCACATGAGACTTTGGCTTCTTGGGATTCCAAACGTTTGCCACGAGTACGCGATGATACAGAGAACCGTGGAATCACAGGCGAATCGGACTTGGCTAGCCTGCTACCTCGGTTCTGGAGTGCATACGATGCCCTTTCAATAACGTCCGAATCGCCCACTATTCTCCTAGAGTCTCTGCCTCTGGCCCAGCATCTGCACCGTGCCATCCTTCGCACTGGCACCTCCTTGCTCTCTAAGCATCAAATCCGTCACCTTCGAGCATTCCGTATTGCCGTGGTCAAGGATGGACCCGACGTCAAGCTCTTCACAAATCCAGGGGCCTTGACGAAATTGGCCTTGTGGATCGCCGAGGCCATTCGAGTCCAAGAGAAAGAGCGGGGCGACTCAGTCAAGATCGGTCGCAAGAGAGCGGCAGGAACTCCTCTCGTCCTTGCTGGCCTCGATGAAGACCGCGATCTCTATGTAGTCGTCGGCACTGGAGGCGGTGGTGGCGTTGTTGACTTTGCTGCCATGTGCAAGCGCCAAGAggagcgcaagaagaagaaagaactCAAGGAGACGAAACAGAAAGAGCGATCAGAACGCCGGTCTAAACGAGCAGCAGAGCGTGCCGAACGAGAAGAGGAGACTGACGCCGAAGACGAAGACTCGGAAGAGTCCGAGTCctcatcagaatcggagtccgaggatgaagaagatccgcGTGGAAAGAAGCACCTTCTCCGCAACCGTTTTGGTATTGCCTTCC
- a CDS encoding GPI anchor transamidase, putative — MALLFRFLKALALLLLASAVSAEHTSNWAVLVSTSRFWFNYRHLANVLSLYRTVKRLGIPDSQIILMLPDDMACNPRNAFPGTVYSNADRAVDLYGDNIEVDYRGYEVTVENFIRLLTDRLDEDVPRSKRLGSDAGSNVLVYMTGHGGDQFLKFQDAEEIGAWDLADAFGQMWEKKRYHELLFMIDTCQANTMYTHFYSPNIVATGSSEIDQSSYSHHADNDVGVAVIDRWTYYVLDFLETQVTSVTSKLNLGDLFDSYDESKIHSQPGVRWDLFPGGEQEGRLRTVVDFFGNVQNVEVENANATESGSLKEDLAEIARLVEKWQKRDEEYSAMLGDSAGNVTEGLHPSSLHLKLKNTVGPTKMAEESSWGKRLVGISVVGACTAIWVAGSILGRSSV; from the coding sequence ATGGCTTTGCTCTTCCGCTTTCTAAAAGCACTCGCTCTACTGCTCCTTGCCAGCGCGGTTTCCGCTGAACACACTTCTAACTGGGCAGTACTTGTATCTACCTCTCGCTTCTGGTTCAACTACCGCCACCTCGCCAATGTCCTCTCACTCTACCGAACTGTTAAACGGCTCGGCATTCCTGATTCACAGATTATCCTCATGCTTCCCGATGACATGGCATGCAACCCTCGAAATGCTTTCCCCGGCACTGTTTACAGTAATGCAGACCGCGCCGTCGATCTATACGGTGACAATATCGAAGTGGACTACAGGGGATACGAAGTGACCGTGGAGAACTTCATTCGACTCTTAACCGACCGCCTTGACGAAGACGTGCCGCGCAGCAAGCGCCTGGGATCTGATGCCGGTAGCAATGTATTAGTATACATGACCGGACATGGAGGCGACCAATTCCTAAAGTTCCAGGATGCCGAAGAGATCGGCGCGTGGGATCTTGCAGACGCGTTTGGACAGATGTGGGAGAAGAAACGCTACCATGAGTTGCTGTTCATGATCGACACTTGCCAGGCCAATACGATGTACACTCATTTCTACTCGCCCAACATCGTGGCGACAGGCTCTAGCGAGATCGACCAATCTTCCTATTCCCACCATGCGGACAATGACGTCGGCGTCGCTGTCATTGACCGCTGGACGTACTATGTTCTTGATTTCCTCGAGACACAAGTGACAAGTGTCACCTCTAAACTTAATCTTGGAGACCTGTTCGACTCCTATGATGAGTCGAAGATTCACTCTCAGCCGGGTGTCCGGTGGGATTTGTTCCCTGGAGGCGAGCAAGAAGGCCGCCTACGGACAGTGGTTGACTTCTTCGGCAATGTCCAGAACGTGGAAGTTGAGAATGCCAACGCCACTGAGTCTGGCTCTCTGAAGGAAGATTTAGCGGAGATTGCGCGACTTGTCGAGAAGTGGCAAAAACGTGATGAGGAATATTCAGCCATGCTAGGTGATTCCGCTGGAAATGTCACTGAAGGCCTGCATCCATCATCTCTGCATCTGAAGCTGAAGAACACCGTTGGGCCGACAAAAATGGCGGAAGAAAGCAGCTGGGGCAAGCGGCTAGTTGGCATTTCTGTCGTTGGTGCATGCACCGCTATCTGGGTGGCTGGGTCGATTTTGGGCCGCTCTTCTGTTTAA
- a CDS encoding DUF1014 domain protein, whose amino-acid sequence MAGKKAAGENSKKAAGNARKADAAASKKAAEDQKKAAEEEKQWSKGSKSNAKKEESESKKAEAARKKAERDALLAEEEASQPAKAKGANAKTAQKKTRGLDLSQLDDAPASSKKESTLSATGIDNALDALSLASKDTSKIDRHPERRFKAAYAAFEERRLPEIEQENPGLRRNQRMDLCRKEFEKSEENPFNQVHAAVNATKEEVAALRENERKKVESRLGGK is encoded by the exons ATGGCAGGCAAAAAAGCAGCCGGTGAGAACAGCAAGAAGGCCGCTGGAAACGCTCGT AAAGCGGACGCCGCAGCATCAAAAAAGGCAGCAGAGGACCAAAAGAAGGCTGCAGAGGAGGAGAAGCAATGGTCGAAGGGATCCAAGAGCAATGCTAAGAA GGAAGAATCCGAATCCAAGAAAGCCGAGGCCGCCCGCAAGAAGGCCGAGCGTGATGCCTTActcgccgaggaagaagccTCTCAACCAGCCAAAGCCAAAGGCGCAAACGCCAAGACCGCACAAAAGAAGACTCGCGGCCTCGATCTCTCACAATTGGATGATGCTCCTGCAAGCAGCAAGAAGGAGTCTACTCTCAGTGCCACTGGTATCGACAACGCCCTAGATGCCCTGTCTCTGGCCTCGAAGGACACATCCAAAATCGACCGACACCCAGAGCGCCGATTCAAGGCCGCATATGCCGCATTTGAGGAGAGACGCTTGCCAGAGATCGAACAGGAAAACCCCGGTCTGCGCCGGAACCAGCGTATGGATCTCTGCCGGAAGGAATTCGAGAAGAGCGAGGAGAACCCATTCAACCAGGTGCACGCGGCTGTCAATGCTACCAAGGAAGAGGTTGCTGCGCTTCGGGAGAACGAGCGCAAGAAGGTCGAGAGCAGACTGGGCGGCAAATAG
- a CDS encoding Peroxin 7: MLHYRTQGFNGCAVKYSPFFDNRLAVASSSNFGLVGNGRLHVLELTANGIQPLKWFTTQDSLYDLAWSELHENQVLAASGDGSIKLFDCAANDFPISNWKEHAREVFSVSWNPVTKDRFCSSSWDGTVRIWSPHRLQSLLTLPTHSCTYSASFCPHSPDIISCVTSDSYVRVFDLRTPASASNHLVTQIPIHAGSPAPAIPGHPGGPSPPAEALTHDWNKYRPTVLATAGVDRAIRTFDIRAPQQGPLATMLGHEYAVRKLAWSPHLSNVLLSASYDMTCRVWSDRSDTGPGGDMDMMRAGPVVGAELGRMGRHTEFVTGVDWCLFGSEGWCASVGWDENLYVWDVRATMS; encoded by the exons ATGCTCCATTACCGCACACAAGGATTTAATGGTTGCGCTGTCAAATACTCCCCATTCTTTGACAATCGGCTAGCTGTTGCAAGTTCTTCAAATTTTGGCCTAGTTGGAAATGGCCGCCTACATGTCCTAGAGTTGACTGCGAATGGAATCCAGCCGCTAAAATG GTTTACGACACAAGACTCACTATATGATCTCGCATGGTCCGAACTCCACGAGAACCAAGTCCTCGCCGCATCAGGCGACGGCAGCATCAAGCTATTCGACTGCGCAGCGAACGACTTCCCAATCTCAAACTGGAAAGAACATGCGCGTGAAGTATTCAGCGTAAGCTGGAACCCCGTCACAAAAGACCGCTTCTGCTCAAGTAGCTGGGACGGCACAGTCCGCATCTGGTCGCCACATCGCCTACAGTCTCTCCTCACTCTCCCAACCCACAGCTGCACCTACTCCGCATCATTCTGTCCGCATAGCCCAGACATCATCTCGTGTGTGACATCAGACTCATACGTGCGCGTTTTCGATCTTCGCACCCCGGCCTCCGCTTCCAACCACCTCGTCACCCAGATCCCCATTCACGCCGGTTCCCCCGCGCCTGCAATCCCCGGCCATCCAGGCGGCCCTTCCCCGCCAGCTGAGGCCCTCACCCATGACTGGAACAAATACCGTCCCACTGTTCTCGCTACGGCGGGTGTTGACCGTGCTATCCGGACATTTGATATCCGTGCCCCACAACAAGGGCCGCTAGCCACTATGCTCGGACATGAATATGCTGTGCGGAAATTGGCTTGGTCACCACATCTCTCTAATGTTCTCTTGAGTGCTAGCTACGATATGACCTGTCGAGTGTGGAGTGATAGGTCAGACACGGGCCCAGGCGGGGACATGGACATGATGCGCGCTGGCCCAGTGGTTGGCGCGGAACTAGGGCGCATGGGTAGACATACCGAGTTTGTGACGGGTGTAGACTGGTGTCTGTTTGGAAGTGAGGGCTGGTGTGCTAGTGTTGGCTGGGATGAGAATCTTTATGTGTGGGATGTGCGAGCTACGATGTCATAG
- a CDS encoding CUE domain-containing protein, giving the protein MIGLFNNLLDSVRIEYTLFLTYSSTAMISSKQYNIEIAPKLGGDDTVAVPRHYTSPARVFLQEEVYRLGAAPGLRSLPPGPERDFITLSWGPIVYRTSYAPETKRLLPVFLRCLNNSVHRSLRRTLPGSDEEIKFLTNTYSSKIFNSLDLYANVDEETVRQVFHDFKVSLGIPEIELPSRLRICLMLDDEALSHLKGVLDLSSMVENDADMGGCWVKVVEENSPDSRIGDQPLANFNMEHASESVRDHRESYCGWTMVALDALVEVFDGLRQMKCLVDYHREGQVYLGESKWSL; this is encoded by the coding sequence ATGATTGGCctcttcaacaatctgctcGATTCAGTTCGGATTGAATACACACTCTTCTTAACATACAGTTCAACCGCTATGATTAGCTCAAAGCAATACAATATTGAAATTGCACCCAAACTGGGAGGCGATGACACAGTGGCAGTACCAAGGCACTATACATCCCCGGCCAGAGTGTTcctccaagaagaagtctACAGACTTGGAGCAGCTCCAGGCCTGAGATCCCTTCCTCCAGGTCCAGAGCGCGATTTTATCACCCTATCATGGGGCCCGATCGTTTACCGCACGTCGTATGCCCCCGAAACCAAACGACTCCTTCCCGTATTCCTGCGCTGTCTCAACAACTCCGTGCACCGGTCGTTGCGCCGGACATTGCCAGGCTCCGACGAGGAAATCAAATTTCTCACCAACACATATTCTTCCAAAATTTTCAACTCACTTGATCTGTACGCGAATGTGGATGAAGAAACAGTCCGACAGGTCTTTCATGATTTCAAGGTGTCGCTCGGGATACCTGAAATAGAGCTCCCGAGCAGACTGCGCATCTGCTTGATGCTAGATGACGAAGCGTTATCGCACTTGAAGGGCGTTTTAGATCTTTCCTCAATGGTTGAGAATGATGCAGATATGGGTGGATGCTGGGTGAAGGTTGTTGAGGAGAATTCCCCGGATTCGAGGATTGGTGATCAGCCGCTTGCGAACTTTAACATGGAACATGCATCTGAGTCTGTCAGAGACCACCGTGAGAGTTATTGTGGGTGGACGATGGTAGCACTCGATGCATTGGTGGAGGTCTTTGATGGGCTTCGGCAAATGAAATGCTTGGTTGACTACCATCGGGAGGGACAGGTATACTTGGGAGAGAGCAAATGGAGTCTTTAG
- a CDS encoding Oxoglutarate/iron-dependent dioxygenase — MDAFSSKKRSRLSDLSEVKYESSDSCEDTTDTKLAILLSLFPTINQDELLDMLVSCEGSVENVIGLLSAKWITGGRSVSKKRTALTSTFGVQTSLSSHVFTTAEDGTMKPLHEHASKKKLPLPQKGKTLYLYSPEDIATYTPCTIIHNFLPAQEANALLLELLDESKHFSRYDFQLFNRTVQSPHTHATYISTPEEHLQQTSEYTYGGTYRSNVRQATPQLRSVSHQVQKTVNDEINKRIRQVYPDGKKLQYQSSKEWQPNAAFVNCYDGPAQSVGYHSDHLTYLGPRPVIGSLSLGVAREFRVRRTVPRDDDNTAEEGHDNNKTSPISHSPRAQTASAARADAQGQISIHLPHNSLLIMHAEMQEEWKHSIAPAQTISPHPISGSRRINITYRWYRETLHPRYTPRCKCGEHTILRCAQRKHETRGRYMWMCYAGFAPGKEGCSFFQWAEFDDDGDPLWGKKAIRDEAPTLRNFSASQQIIRLMHGGDLE; from the coding sequence ATGGATGCTTTCTCATCTAAGAAGCGTTCACGGCTCTCGGATTTGAGCGAGGTCAAATACGAGTCATCAGATTCCTGCGAAGATACAACTGATACCAAGCTAGCAATACTGCTATCTCTATTTCCGACTATCAACCAGGATGAGCTATTGGATATGCTCGTATCCTGCGAAGGATCCGTGGAGAATGTCATTGGACTCCTCTCTGCAAAATGGATCACAGGTGGTAGATCCGTCAGCAAAAAGCGAACTGCTCTTACCTCAACATTCGGTGTCCAGACATCTCTCTCTTCGCATGTTTTTACAACAGCTGAAGATGGGACCATGAAACCGTTGCATGAACATGCGAGCAAGAAAAAGCTTCCACTCCCACAAAAGGGCAAAACTTTGTACCTTTACTCGCCTGAGGATATTGCCACATACACACCTTGCACCATCATCCACAACTTCTTGCCAGCTCAAGAAGCAAACGCACTTCTGCTTGAGTTGCTTGACGAGTCGAAACACTTTTCTCGGTATGACTTCCAGCTCTTCAACCGCACCGTCCAGAGTCCCCATACACACGCTACGTACATCTCCACACCCGAAGAGCACCTGCAACAGACCTCAGAATACACTTATGGTGGCACATATCGGTCAAATGTGCGCCAGGCAACACCGCAGCTACGGTCAGTTTCACACCAAGTACAGAAAACTGTCAACGATGAGATCAACAAACGAATTCGGCAGGTTTATCCAGACGGGAAGAAGTTACAATACCAATCATCGAAAGAGTGGCAGCCAAACGCAGCGTTTGTCAACTGCTATGACGGGCCAGCCCAAAGCGTAGGATATCACTCCGACCATCTCACCTATCTCGGACCCCGTCCAGTGATAGGAAGCTTGAGCTTAGGCGTAGCACGTGAATTTCGAGTCCGTCGGACGGTCCCTCGAGACGACGATAATACCGCGGAAGAAGGTCATGATAACAATAAGACTAGCCCAATTTCACATTCCCCACGGGCTCAGACTGCGTCAGCTGCACGCGCTGACGCCCAGGGCCAAATCTCAATTCATCTTCCACACAATTCCCTCCTAATTATGCACGCAGAGATGCAAGAGGAGTGGAAGCACTCAATTGCCCCAGCTCAAACGATCTCCCCACATCCGATCTCCGGGAGCAGGCGTATCAATATCACATATCGCTGGTATCGTGAGACTCTACATCCACGCTACACTCCACGTTGCAAGTGTGGTGAACATACGATTCTCCGGTGTGCGCAACGCAAGCATGAGACGCGAGGGAGATACATGTGGATGTGTTACGCTGGTTTTGCACCAGGCAAGGAGGGGTGTTCTTTTTTCCAGTGGGCCGAgtttgatgatgatggggaTCCGCTGTGGGGAAAGAAAGCGATCCGGGACGAGGCCCCTACTCTGAGGAATTTCTCGGCATCGCAACAGATTATCAGACTCATGCATGGTGGGGACCTGGAATGA
- a CDS encoding GMC oxidoreductase, putative codes for MVAGIKDTYDYIVCGGGTSGCVVAGRLAENPEVSVLLLEAGQHNKDLENVHMTGAWSKNFDSETDWNFITPPMAGVDNRQVKLSRGRFLGGSSGCNGTLCIRGNKQDYDDWGLDGWSGEEFFKCMRKSETFHSKAWFQADKKSHGYSGPLHTEPHDLAPIAQLLMDSYVSHGMPLHHDMFSTGDIAQGCGHVPRTVYKGLRTTGADFVTNKNHRGNITVKTDATVDKVIFSKQANTTRASGVVTQTSDGSSHIYYARKEIIISAGAYCSPAILLRSGIGPKAEVEQHDIPSLVDLPGVGKNLMDHLIVFMFYETEKQGLTNDHHVYHGDNYERTYAQWKEKKTGFLSTFPFGSFAFARLDDRLKDEPLWKNAPRHPGRDPMGLTPQQPNIEFFNTECYGGPKQFDQFPVNNQHVFSIIAELFAPKSRGSVVLESADPSVNPIVDCNYLADPLDLLVLSEACRFGNEIVMQGAGTKDIVKGSWPLNLNHHTYKSREEWVPYVKQHATTCYHAAGTCAMGKKDNPMAVLDEKLRVRGVSGLRVADCSVMPTLHGGHTQMPAYGIGEKCADLIKETWRMAGNVYARI; via the exons ATGGTTGCTGGGATCAAGGATACATATGACTATATTGTCTGCGG AGGAGGGACCTCTGGATGTGTGGTTGCCGGCCGTCTAGCTGAAAACCCCGAGGTCAGCGTGTTGCTGCTGGAAGCTGGACAGCACAATAAGGACCTGGAGAATGTTCATATGACAGGCGC GTGGTCCAAAAATTTCGATTCCGAGACCGACTGGAACTTCATCACTCCTCCAATGGCGGGAGTTGACAACCGCCAAGTGAAGCTGAGTCGTGGTCGATTCCTCGGAGGATCTAGCGGGTGCAATGGCACACTGTGCATCCGTGGCAATAAGCAGGATTACGATGACTGGGGGCTAGATGGGTGGAGTGGAGAGGAATTTTTTAAGTGCATGAGGAAG TCCGAGACCTTCCACTCAAAGGCATGGTTCCAGGCTGATAAAAAGAGTCATGGGTACTCCGGTCCCCTTCATACTGAGCCGCATGATCTAGCGCCCATCGCTCAGCTCCTGATGGACTCTTATGTTTCGCACGGCATGCCCCTGCATCACGACATGTTCAGCACTGGCGATATTGCGCAGGGATGTGGCCATGTACCTCGCACAGTGTACAAGGGCCTGCGGACAACAGGAGCCGATTTCGTTACCAACAAGAATCACCGTGGGAACATCACCGTCAAGACTGATGCCACTGTCGACAAAGTCATCTTCAGCAAACAGGCAAATACGACTCGCGCTTCCGGAGTAGTCACGCAAACCTCAGATGGTAGTTCTCACATCTACTACGCTCGAAAGGAGATTATCATCTCCGCAGGTGCCTACTGCAGTCCCGCAATCCTCCTTCGATCTGGTATTGGCCCCAAGGCAGAGGTCGAACAGCATGATATTCCTTCTTTGGTCGACCTACCGGGCGTGGGCAAGAACCTCATGGACCACCTC ATTGTATTCATGTTCTACGAAACCGAAAAACAGGGCCTAACAAACGACCACCACGTTTACCACGGTGACAACTACGAACGAACCTACGCACAgtggaaagagaagaaaaccGGCTTCCTGTCCACCTTCCCCTTCGGCAGTTTCGCCTTCGCGCGTCTCGACGACCGACTGAAAGACGAACCGCTCTGGAAAAATGCACCCCGCCACCCAGGCCGTGACCCCATGGGCCTCACACCACAGCAGCCAAACATCGAGTTCTTCAACACGGAGTGTTACGGCGGTCCAAAGCAATTTGACCAATTTCCGGTCAATAACCAGCACGTGTTTTCAATTATTGCAGAGCTGTTTGCGCCCAAGTCTCGTGGTTCTGTGGTACTCGAATCGGCGGATCCCTCGGTGAACCCGATTGTTGATTGCAATTATCTGGCCGATCCGCTTGATCTGTTGGTTCTGAGTGAGGCCTGTCGGTTTGgaaatgagattgttatgcAGGGTGCTGGGACGAAGGATATTGTCAAGGGGTCTTGGCCGTTGAATTTGAATCATCATACGTATAAATCGAGGGAGGAGTGGGTTCCGTACGTGAAGCAGCATGCGACTACTT GCTACCATGCAGCGGGCACTTGTGCCATGGGAAAAAAGGATAATCCCATGGCTGTCCTTGACGAGAAATTGAGGGTCAGGGGTGTTTCAGGGTTGCGAGTTGCTGATTGCAGTGTCATGCCTACGTTGCATGGAGGACATACTCAGATGCCGGCTTATGGCATTGGAGAGAAATGTGCGGATTTAATTAAAGAGACATGGCGAATGGCGGGCAATGTCTATGCTCGCATCTGA